A genome region from Candidatus Zixiibacteriota bacterium includes the following:
- the fliE gene encoding flagellar hook-basal body complex protein FliE, whose protein sequence is MSGIVGQVSRLVPGLQNGIQNSTSLVKEAGGVDFTELLGKMVNSVNTLQSEAANAQQLAATGEAADLHQVMIAAEEAGIAMDLLLEIRNRLVEAYQTLIRMPM, encoded by the coding sequence ATGAGCGGTATTGTCGGACAGGTCAGTCGGTTGGTGCCGGGACTTCAGAACGGTATTCAGAACAGCACTTCTCTTGTAAAGGAAGCCGGCGGAGTGGATTTTACGGAGTTACTGGGGAAAATGGTCAACTCGGTGAATACACTTCAGAGCGAGGCGGCCAACGCCCAGCAACTGGCGGCCACCGGCGAGGCGGCCGACCTGCATCAGGTGATGATTGCGGCCGAAGAAGCGGGTATCGCCATGGATCTTCTCCTGGAAATCAGGAACAGACTGGTTGAGGCCTATCAGACTTTGATAAGAATGCCTATGTAA
- the fliG gene encoding flagellar motor switch protein FliG, translating into MDFETLTPTQKAAIALVAFGTEVSALVLKSLSEQEMERLTVEIANLRDVPAAVEEKVIGECYQIFMARQYISQGGVDFAREILEKAVGHQKAMEILSRLESSFRTSGFNLLKNIDSRQLVGFIQNEHPQTIALILTQLTPQQAAAVLSELPSELQAEVALRIATMEKISPDILKEIESTLEGHFQSSAEGDLSVSGGAKTMAEILNLIESSAEKNILHSLEAENGELAAKIKNMMFVFDDLILLDDRSIQRLLKEVETKDLSIALKAASEEVKAKIYSNVSERVAVMIKEEMEFMGPMRLSDVEAAQQRIVEAVRKLEEDGQVIISGRGGKEDIIV; encoded by the coding sequence ATGGATTTTGAAACTCTTACGCCAACACAAAAAGCGGCCATTGCTCTGGTGGCTTTTGGAACCGAAGTCTCGGCGCTGGTCTTGAAAAGCCTCTCGGAGCAGGAAATGGAACGGCTCACGGTCGAGATTGCCAATCTGCGCGATGTGCCGGCGGCGGTGGAAGAAAAGGTGATCGGCGAGTGCTATCAGATATTTATGGCCCGCCAGTATATATCGCAGGGCGGGGTCGATTTCGCCCGGGAAATATTGGAAAAAGCAGTCGGGCATCAGAAGGCGATGGAAATCCTTTCCCGACTCGAATCATCTTTCCGCACCTCCGGCTTCAATCTTCTGAAAAACATTGACTCCCGCCAATTGGTGGGGTTCATTCAGAACGAACATCCTCAGACTATCGCGCTGATACTTACCCAGCTCACCCCTCAGCAGGCGGCCGCGGTCCTTTCCGAATTACCCTCGGAATTGCAGGCCGAGGTGGCGCTGCGTATAGCCACGATGGAAAAAATCTCGCCCGATATTCTAAAGGAAATTGAGTCAACTCTGGAAGGGCATTTCCAATCATCGGCGGAGGGAGATTTGTCTGTTTCCGGCGGCGCCAAGACTATGGCTGAGATTCTCAACCTGATCGAAAGCTCGGCGGAAAAGAATATTCTTCATTCTCTTGAAGCGGAAAATGGCGAACTGGCCGCGAAGATCAAGAACATGATGTTCGTCTTTGACGACCTGATTCTTCTGGATGACCGTTCCATTCAAAGACTGCTGAAAGAAGTGGAAACGAAGGATCTATCAATTGCCCTTAAAGCAGCCTCCGAAGAAGTAAAAGCCAAAATATATTCCAATGTCTCGGAGCGGGTGGCGGTGATGATTAAAGAGGAAATGGAATTCATGGGGCCGATGCGTCTTTCCGATGTTGAAGCCGCCCAGCAGAGAATCGTTGAAGCAGTCAGGAAGCTTGAAGAAGACGGTCAGGTGATCATATCCGGTCGCGGCGGCAAGGAGGATATAATTGTCTAA
- a CDS encoding T9SS type A sorting domain-containing protein gives MRIMIRAIFILPILFSMALADPGIPDTLRIDSVGAMPGSKVIVPVFFYNDEVLSAVEMVLTFDSNYVTLDSFSLKNGRLSYIPDNTVFSKSTANLFDLSVQDWQTMSWIPLGNGLLCNLYFSISPSAAGQTIIIDSSFFPPSQQTMFTDSTAEHAIFPQFVRGYITVGELPPNQDSVWVDTVTSGPGRAVAVNVYGFNEDNLTDINLALTYSSDNLVFDSVIFDNTRGATAYSRTITPNAQNRQLLITLSYSTLNPLTPGSGPLAKIIFDIKPAAPDEIVIIDSVSYLGIQRLEFRPAVGLPFAPYFRAGYVNISISSPVDDRPEIKLPKEYLLAQNYPNPFNPATIIRFAVPKSGHVTLDVFNILGQKIRTIIDRQLPAGTYNVTFDGRGDNKRQLASGIYFYRLKAEEFAQSRPMMLLK, from the coding sequence ATGAGGATTATGATCAGAGCGATTTTCATATTGCCGATACTGTTTTCAATGGCCCTGGCCGATCCCGGCATTCCCGATACCCTTCGGATTGATTCGGTCGGCGCCATGCCGGGCAGCAAAGTGATTGTTCCGGTATTCTTTTATAACGATGAGGTTCTCAGCGCCGTTGAAATGGTGCTTACCTTTGATTCAAATTATGTGACTCTCGATTCTTTCTCACTGAAAAATGGCCGCCTCAGTTATATCCCTGACAATACCGTTTTCAGTAAATCAACCGCTAATCTATTCGACCTTTCGGTGCAGGATTGGCAGACTATGTCATGGATACCGCTCGGCAACGGTCTATTATGCAATCTTTACTTTTCCATCAGTCCCTCGGCCGCCGGGCAGACAATCATCATCGATTCCTCCTTCTTCCCTCCCTCGCAACAGACCATGTTTACAGATTCAACCGCCGAGCATGCCATATTCCCGCAGTTTGTTCGTGGTTATATCACCGTGGGCGAACTGCCCCCCAATCAGGATTCGGTCTGGGTTGATACGGTGACCTCCGGCCCCGGCCGTGCGGTCGCGGTCAATGTTTATGGTTTCAATGAGGATAACCTGACCGATATCAATCTGGCGCTAACATATTCTTCGGATAATCTCGTTTTCGACAGTGTCATTTTTGACAATACCCGTGGTGCTACGGCATACAGCCGCACTATCACTCCCAATGCCCAGAACCGGCAATTATTGATAACCCTATCATACTCTACGCTTAATCCCCTCACACCCGGCAGCGGCCCATTGGCGAAGATCATTTTTGATATCAAGCCGGCTGCTCCGGATGAGATAGTGATCATCGACTCGGTCAGCTATCTGGGCATCCAGCGACTGGAATTCCGTCCTGCCGTCGGTCTTCCTTTTGCGCCCTATTTCCGGGCCGGTTATGTTAACATCAGCATCAGTTCACCGGTCGATGACAGACCGGAGATAAAACTGCCCAAAGAGTATCTTCTGGCGCAGAATTATCCCAATCCGTTTAATCCGGCGACGATCATCAGATTTGCAGTGCCCAAATCCGGCCATGTAACTCTTGATGTCTTTAATATCCTTGGTCAGAAAATCAGAACGATAATCGACCGGCAGCTGCCGGCCGGCACATATAACGTAACTTTTGATGGAAGAGGTGATAATAAAAGGCAGTTAGCTTCGGGCATCTATTTCTACCGCCTCAAGGCGGAGGAATTCGCCCAGAGCAGGCCGATGATGTTACTGAAGTAA
- a CDS encoding flagellar basal body L-ring protein FlgH, with protein sequence MSIRKILFFILILLLLPFSLRVWSGDFGQANSLFTDIKAHKVGDILTVLIYENSNATSQSETKTQKDGQFSTDGGPGIGSLDFIPLFGAKGENKSSFNGKGENLRNQSLRAKMSVTVISVRDNGDLIVKGTRTVGISKDKETMTLSGVVRQKDVTAANTVDSYLIADADITYTGKGVANNSSRPGFIMRFLNWLF encoded by the coding sequence ATGAGCATCAGGAAGATTTTATTTTTCATCCTTATTCTGCTCCTTCTCCCGTTCTCGCTTCGCGTCTGGTCGGGGGATTTTGGGCAGGCAAACTCACTTTTCACCGATATTAAGGCACACAAAGTGGGTGATATACTGACGGTATTGATCTATGAAAATTCGAATGCCACCAGTCAGTCGGAAACCAAGACTCAGAAAGACGGGCAGTTTTCCACCGACGGCGGTCCGGGGATCGGAAGTCTGGATTTCATCCCGCTCTTCGGCGCCAAGGGAGAGAATAAGAGCAGCTTCAACGGCAAGGGGGAGAATCTGCGAAATCAGTCGCTCCGAGCCAAAATGTCGGTAACAGTTATATCTGTCAGGGACAACGGCGACCTGATCGTCAAGGGGACCCGCACGGTCGGGATCTCTAAGGACAAAGAGACGATGACACTTTCGGGGGTTGTCCGTCAAAAAGATGTCACGGCGGCCAATACCGTGGATTCTTATCTAATAGCCGATGCGGACATAACTTATACCGGCAAGGGAGTCGCCAATAACTCCAGCCGGCCGGGATTCATCATGCGTTTCCTCAACTGGCTCTTTTAG
- the fliI gene encoding flagellar protein export ATPase FliI, producing the protein MSPIPYELYADRLKKINTIKQSGRVVQIIGLVVESIGPAVSVGDLCRIENPETGEKIKAEVVGFRDNRILLMPLGSIAGITPGSIVVSTGEQLRIPVGEELIGRVLGGLGQPIDGKGPILSTKTRIIDSPPIPALKRNRISRAVRTGIKAMDIMAACGQGQRMGIFAGSGVGKSVLLGMIARGSSADVNVVALVGERGREVREFIEKDLGEEGLKRSVVVVVTSDQPSLIRIKGANVATAIAEYFRDQGMNVMLLMDSVTRIAIAQREIGLAVGEPPATKGYTPSVFAMLPRLLERAGNNERGSITGLYTVLVEGDDFNEPISDAVRSILDGHVALSRRLAAVNQYPAIDILDSISRLMIDVSTPEHLTLAARVREIVATYRESEDLINIGAYVKGSSSKIDYAISKIGEINQFFRQAIEERCDFDESLSRLAAIFAGGPNPNNPNEKV; encoded by the coding sequence GTGAGTCCAATACCTTATGAGCTCTATGCCGACCGCCTAAAAAAAATAAATACAATCAAGCAGTCCGGACGGGTGGTACAGATTATCGGCCTGGTGGTGGAATCGATCGGACCGGCGGTATCGGTCGGGGATCTCTGCCGCATCGAAAATCCCGAAACAGGAGAGAAGATAAAAGCCGAGGTAGTCGGCTTTCGGGATAATCGCATTCTTTTGATGCCGCTTGGCTCCATTGCCGGCATTACTCCCGGCTCCATCGTTGTCTCAACCGGGGAGCAGTTGCGGATACCGGTGGGTGAGGAACTGATTGGGCGGGTGCTGGGTGGACTGGGACAGCCGATCGACGGAAAAGGGCCGATTCTGAGCACAAAGACACGGATCATTGATAGTCCGCCTATTCCGGCCCTGAAAAGAAATCGGATAAGTCGGGCGGTTCGTACCGGGATAAAAGCGATGGATATCATGGCGGCCTGCGGACAGGGACAAAGGATGGGAATTTTTGCCGGCTCGGGTGTCGGGAAATCGGTCTTGTTGGGAATGATCGCCCGGGGTTCTTCCGCCGATGTCAATGTGGTTGCCCTGGTTGGAGAACGGGGGAGGGAAGTTCGGGAGTTTATCGAAAAGGATTTAGGCGAAGAAGGGTTGAAACGGTCGGTAGTCGTGGTGGTTACCTCCGATCAACCGTCGCTCATCAGAATTAAGGGTGCCAATGTGGCTACCGCCATTGCAGAGTATTTTCGCGACCAGGGGATGAATGTAATGCTTCTCATGGACTCGGTGACCCGAATCGCCATCGCTCAGAGAGAAATTGGCCTGGCCGTCGGCGAACCACCGGCTACAAAAGGTTACACGCCCTCGGTCTTTGCCATGCTTCCCCGACTTCTGGAACGGGCCGGAAATAATGAGCGAGGTTCTATCACCGGTCTTTATACCGTACTGGTCGAGGGAGATGATTTCAACGAACCTATTTCTGATGCGGTGCGCTCGATTCTGGATGGGCATGTGGCCCTTTCGCGGAGATTGGCCGCGGTTAATCAGTACCCAGCGATTGATATTCTCGATTCGATAAGCCGTCTCATGATTGATGTCTCCACGCCGGAGCATCTCACGCTGGCGGCAAGGGTCAGAGAAATTGTCGCCACCTATCGTGAATCGGAGGACTTGATAAATATCGGGGCCTACGTCAAAGGTTCTTCAAGCAAAATTGACTATGCCATTTCAAAGATAGGGGAGATCAATCAATTCTTTCGCCAGGCGATCGAAGAGCGATGCGATTTTGATGAATCTCTAAGCAGGCTTGCGGCAATATTCGCCGGCGGGCCAAATCCGAACAACCCCAATGAAAAAGTTTAA
- a CDS encoding flagellar FliJ family protein translates to MKKFKFRLEPLLKIKAHIEREKQKHLALAAQQVVAQETYLHELNRDRQAAQNEQRGYLSGTLRPNLLLNYSRYFLKLKKNELTGSEILKVYRIEREKRRQELLEATKQKKIYEKLKEHKKDSYQKEMETIIRKEQDDIASKMFHRKKKLPL, encoded by the coding sequence ATGAAAAAGTTTAAGTTTCGCCTTGAGCCGCTCCTTAAGATAAAAGCGCACATCGAAAGGGAAAAACAGAAACATCTGGCGCTGGCGGCCCAGCAAGTGGTCGCTCAGGAGACCTATCTGCACGAACTGAATCGAGACCGTCAGGCGGCGCAGAACGAGCAGCGGGGATATCTGTCAGGGACGCTCAGACCAAATCTGCTGCTGAATTATTCCCGATATTTCCTGAAATTGAAAAAAAATGAATTGACCGGCTCTGAAATCCTAAAAGTTTACCGCATCGAAAGAGAAAAGAGGCGGCAGGAGCTTCTTGAGGCGACCAAACAGAAAAAAATATACGAGAAATTGAAAGAGCACAAAAAGGATAGCTATCAGAAGGAGATGGAGACAATCATCCGGAAGGAGCAGGATGACATTGCCTCAAAAATGTTTCATCGCAAAAAAAAGCTCCCGTTATGA
- the flgG gene encoding flagellar basal-body rod protein FlgG, whose product MIKAMRTAASGMIAQQMNVDNIANNLANVNTTGFKRSKVEFQDVLYQNLRKAGTATAIGTVVPTNLDVGYGTRAVATVREFSVGDLTQSGNPLDLAISGNGFFQIQMPDGTLNYTRDGAFKVSAEGRVVTSDGFFLYPELTIPEDATSIAVGMDGDVSVQLVGNDMPQSIGRIELAKFINPAGLSAVGHNLYVRNAASGSPTVGTPAEEGLGKIDQGYLEISNVKVVDEMVNMIVAQRAYELNSKVIQTSEDMTQIVNNLKR is encoded by the coding sequence ATGATAAAAGCGATGCGTACTGCCGCCTCGGGCATGATTGCCCAGCAGATGAATGTGGATAATATCGCCAACAATCTGGCCAACGTCAATACGACCGGTTTCAAACGCAGTAAGGTTGAATTTCAGGATGTCCTGTACCAGAACCTTCGCAAGGCCGGCACAGCCACGGCCATCGGCACGGTTGTCCCGACCAATCTCGATGTGGGGTACGGCACCAGGGCCGTGGCCACGGTAAGAGAGTTTTCGGTCGGCGATCTGACCCAGAGCGGCAACCCGCTCGATCTCGCGATTTCCGGAAATGGTTTTTTCCAGATTCAGATGCCGGATGGTACACTCAACTACACTCGTGACGGCGCTTTCAAGGTGTCGGCTGAGGGAAGAGTGGTGACTTCGGATGGATTTTTTCTTTACCCGGAATTAACGATTCCGGAAGACGCCACTTCGATTGCGGTGGGAATGGACGGTGATGTTTCCGTGCAACTGGTGGGAAATGATATGCCCCAGTCCATCGGTCGAATTGAACTGGCCAAATTTATCAATCCGGCCGGTCTTTCCGCGGTCGGACATAACCTCTATGTGCGGAATGCGGCCTCGGGTTCGCCGACGGTAGGCACGCCCGCCGAGGAAGGTCTGGGGAAAATCGACCAGGGATATCTGGAAATCTCCAATGTCAAAGTGGTTGATGAAATGGTCAACATGATTGTGGCTCAGAGAGCTTATGAACTCAATTCCAAGGTTATCCAGACCAGTGAAGACATGACCCAGATTGTGAACAATCTGAAACGATAG
- a CDS encoding FliH/SctL family protein, with amino-acid sequence MSKLLHRPLLNDKVIIGEYRVDIEADQLSEKKLATKFSDINVITSVEGRKLIPIQEIIKIEQRLIRDKETEYKRGCQDGYRQGKAEGHLEAQKVIDNFATLIMDAVRQREILYEEAHSKILDMVINISRKVTFEAARVDPDITAQIISGAIKKLVDKSKIKVKVHQDHLPLLEQQIEQFRGDSTAIKELAIEADSRVRYGGCFIETPTGDIDARLESQIEIIAEALGEVEATT; translated from the coding sequence TTGTCTAAGCTCCTGCATCGCCCCCTGCTCAACGACAAAGTGATCATAGGGGAGTACCGGGTTGATATTGAGGCCGACCAACTGTCCGAAAAGAAGCTGGCAACCAAATTCAGCGATATCAATGTCATTACCTCGGTGGAGGGGCGAAAGCTTATCCCCATTCAGGAAATCATCAAAATCGAACAGCGGCTGATACGCGATAAGGAAACAGAATACAAAAGAGGTTGTCAAGATGGATATCGGCAGGGGAAAGCCGAGGGTCATTTGGAGGCGCAGAAAGTTATAGATAACTTTGCCACACTTATAATGGATGCTGTCAGGCAGCGAGAGATATTGTATGAAGAGGCCCACAGCAAAATTCTTGACATGGTAATAAATATCTCGCGCAAGGTTACTTTTGAGGCTGCCCGGGTTGACCCGGATATCACGGCGCAAATAATCTCCGGGGCGATCAAGAAACTGGTCGATAAATCAAAAATAAAAGTGAAAGTGCATCAGGACCATCTGCCTCTGCTGGAGCAGCAGATTGAGCAATTCCGTGGCGACTCAACCGCCATTAAGGAATTGGCCATAGAAGCTGATTCGCGCGTGCGGTATGGCGGCTGCTTTATTGAGACGCCGACCGGAGATATTGACGCGCGGCTGGAATCCCAAATTGAAATTATCGCCGAAGCACTGGGCGAAGTCGAGGCGACCACGTGA
- the flgA gene encoding flagellar basal body P-ring formation chaperone FlgA produces the protein MNKDIGNCLSVLALLLLLCAGTLRAESLEGELARGVAALYNLDTAKTTIEIQKHPLTLDSCAYDSLNIIPLTQTPPRGSVSFQVILYRDRQIVGQGQVRFSISCYDWVMVTDDRIKRNEIITPDKCHVERKEITWLTEQPIKSFTELDGRWTKRSINKAQIISSGMLEKIPDIVTGKEISILYQTSGLEISTRGTAMAPGYIGADIRVKNNQSGKIINGTVIDGGTVRIGTI, from the coding sequence ATGAATAAAGACATAGGGAATTGTCTTTCTGTCCTGGCCCTGTTGCTGCTCTTATGCGCCGGTACGCTCCGGGCGGAAAGCCTCGAGGGGGAGTTGGCCCGGGGCGTTGCAGCGCTCTATAATCTTGATACGGCAAAGACGACGATTGAAATCCAGAAACACCCTTTGACTCTTGATTCCTGTGCCTATGATAGTCTGAATATTATTCCACTTACTCAAACGCCGCCCCGCGGTTCGGTTTCATTCCAGGTAATCTTGTACCGGGACAGACAAATTGTGGGCCAGGGACAGGTGCGTTTCAGCATAAGCTGCTATGACTGGGTGATGGTTACCGATGATAGAATCAAACGCAACGAAATAATCACGCCTGACAAATGCCATGTTGAGCGCAAGGAGATCACCTGGCTGACAGAACAGCCGATAAAATCATTTACCGAACTCGACGGTCGATGGACCAAAAGGAGCATTAATAAAGCCCAGATTATCAGCAGCGGGATGCTGGAGAAGATTCCGGATATTGTGACCGGCAAAGAGATTTCCATTCTCTATCAGACTTCCGGTCTGGAAATTTCGACACGAGGAACGGCCATGGCGCCGGGATATATCGGGGCCGATATCCGCGTTAAGAATAATCAATCAGGGAAAATAATAAACGGTACTGTCATTGACGGCGGCACCGTAAGGATAGGAACCATATAA
- a CDS encoding flagellar hook-basal body protein encodes MIKGLYRSASAMLPRIKMQEITANNLANASAPGFKRDMLFTKELSAAEARQIPRKSDWETPMIDQVYTEYEQGMLEKTDNPLDLGLEGDGFFVMETDDGQTMLSRAGSFTVSPGGFLVSSEGHRILGDGGPIAVGEGSVTISESGQVEVDNSVIGSIRVANVADKTALQKVGKSEFMIPEGVEPIAAVNYTIRQGYLESSNVNLIKEMVDMIISFRNYEADAQSLKTQDDSLEKLINNVGRVR; translated from the coding sequence ATGATAAAAGGATTATACCGTTCCGCTTCGGCCATGTTGCCGCGAATCAAAATGCAGGAGATTACAGCCAACAATCTGGCTAATGCATCCGCTCCGGGATTCAAACGGGATATGCTTTTTACCAAAGAGCTGTCGGCGGCAGAGGCGCGGCAAATACCGCGCAAGTCGGATTGGGAAACCCCGATGATCGATCAGGTTTATACCGAATATGAGCAGGGGATGCTGGAAAAGACCGACAACCCCCTGGACCTCGGTCTGGAAGGGGATGGATTCTTTGTCATGGAAACAGATGATGGTCAGACCATGCTTTCCCGTGCCGGCTCTTTTACAGTCAGCCCGGGCGGTTTTTTGGTCAGCTCTGAGGGACATAGGATTCTTGGTGACGGGGGACCGATTGCGGTGGGTGAAGGTTCTGTCACAATTTCGGAGTCGGGACAGGTGGAAGTGGATAATAGCGTCATCGGGAGCATCCGTGTGGCCAATGTTGCCGACAAAACGGCCCTTCAAAAAGTGGGCAAAAGCGAATTCATGATTCCGGAAGGGGTTGAGCCGATTGCGGCCGTGAACTACACCATCCGGCAGGGATATCTGGAATCCTCCAATGTCAACCTCATCAAGGAGATGGTCGATATGATCATTTCTTTTCGCAATTATGAGGCCGACGCCCAATCGCTCAAAACACAGGATGATTCATTGGAGAAATTGATTAACAATGTGGGGCGAGTCAGATAG
- the fliF gene encoding flagellar basal-body MS-ring/collar protein FliF gives MSGVARAMSPSQAMLLIAVITGLIVGVVVLGNWVKNVNYAVLYSNLEPAEAGEVAGQLTEQKISYKLTDGGTTISVPSDDVYKVRISLASQGLPRSGNVGYAIFDKSNLGMTEFLQNLNFRRALEGELMKTIMQLSDVQAARVHIVMPKDRLFREDKLEATASVVLKLRHTGGMSKSQLAGITHLVASSVEGLKPQNISIIDYNGELLSSQNQSDPLAGLSSSQLEVRQNVEQNLEGKAQSMLNGVIGQGKSIVRVTAELDFQQVEKTNELYDPNSAVIRSQENTQETKSSSDKQEQNAETRDDNRTETTVTNYEINKTVEHIINSIGNIKRLSVAVLLDGTYKAAPGTEGGAEQVYEPRPQEEIDRITAIVRNAVGYDAQRNDQIEVVNLPFDRTAIEVEQQKLDKIVQQDFYFDIGKKVGLLLLAVLAFLFIRKLLKKAFSSLARVLPPAPTARGPRMPIPGYSGASGEEETEILPILPENRKPKLVDQMQNAAKGRPEEIAKVIKTLMID, from the coding sequence ATCTCCGGGGTTGCCCGGGCAATGTCTCCCAGTCAGGCCATGCTGCTTATCGCCGTTATTACCGGCCTTATTGTCGGCGTGGTGGTGCTTGGCAACTGGGTCAAGAACGTCAATTATGCCGTTCTTTATTCGAATCTGGAACCGGCTGAGGCCGGTGAGGTGGCCGGGCAGTTGACCGAACAAAAAATATCCTATAAGCTGACAGACGGCGGTACGACCATTTCGGTTCCCTCTGACGATGTTTACAAGGTCAGAATTTCTCTGGCCTCACAAGGGTTGCCCCGTTCCGGAAATGTCGGTTATGCCATTTTTGACAAATCCAATCTGGGTATGACCGAGTTTCTGCAGAACCTGAATTTCCGCCGGGCCCTGGAGGGAGAATTGATGAAAACAATCATGCAACTGTCCGATGTCCAGGCCGCTCGGGTGCATATCGTCATGCCGAAAGACCGCCTCTTTAGAGAAGACAAGCTGGAAGCGACCGCCTCGGTGGTTTTAAAACTGCGTCATACCGGGGGAATGTCAAAATCCCAGTTGGCCGGTATCACCCATCTGGTGGCTTCCTCGGTGGAAGGTTTGAAACCGCAGAATATCTCCATTATCGATTATAACGGGGAGCTTCTTTCTTCCCAGAATCAGTCCGACCCGCTGGCCGGCTTAAGCTCATCGCAGCTTGAGGTACGGCAGAATGTCGAGCAGAATCTGGAGGGAAAGGCGCAATCGATGCTGAATGGTGTCATCGGCCAGGGGAAATCAATTGTGCGCGTGACGGCCGAGCTTGATTTTCAGCAGGTGGAAAAAACCAATGAATTGTATGATCCCAATTCGGCCGTAATTCGCAGCCAGGAAAATACGCAGGAGACGAAGAGTTCTTCGGATAAGCAGGAGCAGAACGCGGAAACCCGGGATGATAATCGGACCGAGACGACGGTCACGAACTACGAAATAAATAAGACGGTGGAGCATATCATAAACTCCATCGGGAATATAAAGCGTCTCTCGGTGGCGGTGCTCTTAGATGGTACATATAAGGCTGCGCCGGGAACCGAGGGCGGCGCCGAGCAGGTTTATGAACCTCGGCCGCAGGAGGAAATCGACCGGATTACCGCCATTGTGCGAAATGCGGTCGGATATGATGCCCAGCGCAATGACCAGATTGAAGTGGTCAATCTGCCCTTTGATCGCACCGCGATTGAAGTTGAACAGCAGAAATTGGATAAAATAGTCCAGCAGGATTTCTATTTTGATATCGGTAAGAAGGTGGGGCTTCTTCTGCTGGCCGTGCTGGCTTTCCTATTTATCAGAAAATTACTGAAGAAGGCTTTTTCCTCACTGGCGAGAGTCCTCCCGCCGGCACCGACCGCCCGCGGTCCCAGGATGCCTATCCCGGGATATTCCGGCGCCTCGGGTGAGGAAGAAACAGAAATACTGCCGATTCTTCCGGAAAATCGCAAGCCCAAATTGGTTGACCAGATGCAGAACGCGGCTAAGGGGCGGCCGGAAGAGATCGCCAAAGTTATCAAGACCTTGATGATAGATTAG